The nucleotide window TTCAAACTTTTCATTGTTTTGATAAGAATTGGTTTACTGACTTTTGTTTTGATAAGATTGAGTCTGCTGAACATAAGTCTGTATCTGTCCCTCCAGGAACTACTGAGACAGGCTATAAGTGATGAACACTTCTTGAGTTACGACAGAGTATATTACACCATGTTCTTGTTCAACACCTTGCTCAGTGGGTAGTAActtcatgatatgattaaatATCCTCAAATTTGTAGTGCTGTACCCATCAATCAGATCCATAAACAAAGACAAAGAGTAGATGAATTATCAGGCAGCTGCTCATCTTTGACATGAATATATTCTTATATCTTCATttcgttcatcaaatgaatatacAAGACATTCTTTCCTCCACAGGAAACCTTGTCCAACATGCCACAGAGAgagggaagaacaaaaagaggctTCAGAAACTTGCAATCTGGTAAAACAGAGCAGAGTTATAAGATGAAAACTAAATGGGCTTCACACTCATTGGTAAAGACAAATTACTCACTAGATTCTGTTAGCActcacaagaaaattaaacagagagagagagagaaatgttcTTCTATCTGACCTACTCAATTTTCCAAGCATGCAGTATCAAAGAAAAACCAAGGCCTTGCAGTTGAGGTTCCCTCAAAACCTGTGAACTAGTAGACCACGACAAAAGCTTCTCAGCTGAAAGGCAAGTTTGGAACATGAAGACAGCATTGCCAGTAGGTGAGCCGAAAAGCCAGCTATGAACATCCCAAAACACTTCTACAGGAAGACCGTCCACCAAAATCGTCTGGTTTCCGCGGAATTTCCAGGCCAGTCTCTTGATCTGCATCACCCGCTTCTTGTCGATGCATATCTCAAGGCAGGGATCCTTGAGCCCTACGGTGTCGCACTCTATGGCAACGTCGTGGAACTGCCCGTTGTCACAGAATTGAGCCTTCGTGGAGTAGAGCTTCTTGCCGTAGATGTGCTCCGTCTTGGCGACGAGCACCGCGCTCGATGGAGGAGGCCTTGCGTTGGTCCTCTGATAGGCTTCTTTGATCAGGTTGCCGAGGAGGAGGACCATCTGGTGGTCGAAGACCAGAGCGACGTAGAAACCTTCGAGGGGCTCCGGGCCTGGTCCGAACTTGGCGGCAGAGAGGTCCCAGAAAATGTCTATCTTGCTGCCCTCCATGTCCAGTGTCCTCGAGCCCTTCCTCTTGGAGAAAAGCCATGGCTTGATTTCCACCCTGCAAGGCGGGCATTGGTTGCCGAGGTCATCGATTCCGACGCTCAGGCCTTGGCCCATCAGGTTCTTGCTCCATGTAACGTTGATCACCCGACGGCGGCCTAAGAGCTGAGCCTGGTAAAGGCAAGTTACCAGATTCTGAGCGGTCTTGCCGGCACCGGATGATGATTCCTTGGAGACCTGAACTCCACTTTCGCCGAAGCAAGAAGGGAAATCCCTCATCCTGGTGCCCCGAACCTGATCCGTAGAGGTCTTTCGGATCCAATCACCGGCCGGGAAGCCACACTCGCCTCATCTGATCAGGATTGCAagaactcatcaaataattcccgGGTTGTTCTTCTCAGGAACATGCCACGAGCAAGAAGACTGCCTTCTTTTCAGCAAAATCAAGTCAAGTACTCAAATCTCAGTGTCAAGATAGAGAACAGGAGGGCAAATTACATCAAACAGAATCCAAAGCAACAAAGCACGAAACACTATGCTTAGTGGAAAACCAGTGAGAAAGGCATCAAACACCTGAAGAAACGAAAAGCACAAGGAGACGTAAAAGAATGGAGACCGTCTACCTTATTCCATGTCAAAGGACACCGCACCACTGCAAGCTCAGTGCTGTCAGGCTTCCTGCTGCGCCTGCCCGTAGCCTGCTCCTGGTGATGCCAGAGAGAGTGAAGAGAAAGGGAGACAAGGCACAACTCCTCCTCCCAAAGCCAACAGCAAGACTGAGAACGTGGGCAGTTAAAAGAAAGGGGAAAAGGTAAAGGTGGCCGGTCAAAGCAAACCAACGGACAGTCGTTACTCTCTCTTTGTCTCAGCTAATGCCGCAGCGGTTATTCGTAGAGCAACTGCAAGTAAATGTGAGGGTGTTTATGTTTTCTTTTCcaacaaataaaaaatacttcCATTACGAGTTCGTGGGATGCAGCTCGAAATCTTAGTCTAATCCAACGACTTTTGTTTCTGGAAACAGGAAACACAAAAACGGAAACAACAGTACAAACGGGCCTTACGCTGCAAGCAAAGCCGCCCACATGCAGAGTCACGCTCTAATGGATCCCAACAAAAGGAGCATTTAAAATAGGAGTAACACTTCTGTAGACGGCAGGCGAATGGAATAAGGCGATGATGGTGTCATGGTTGTAACGTAACAGCAATCAATGACAGGGAAACGTTTTTTTGTGGGACGAATTACTGCACCCACGAGCTGGCACATTGCTTTCAGTAGCCCCACATGAAATGGGACGGCAGTCCCCAACAGCCATAACTCGAGTCACCTACACCCCAACCCACGCCAAATTAATAGTGTCTATAACACCGATTGGTCCACGGACGTGACGATGCTGCGTCGGTCTGTCCTGCGGCGGTGGGCGTAGTCGATTCCGGGGTAATGACTGCAGCATTTGACTCGACCCGATCGGGCTTGGATGGGTGATTCAATACGAAATGATTGATGGTGAGTGAGGCAGGGAAGAGAACGAGGTCGACGCTCTGCTACGATAGCAGCCTGCGACTGTCGATAGTATGGATTTGATGTGCAAGTAATTCAGACTGTAATAGAAGAAAAATATCAACATCGTCGATTTCCTCCCATCTGAGAAGCACAGAAACGATGTCAGGCTAATAAGGAAGGAAATTAGACAATGGCAGTGACGGGGTGAGACTATGTAGTGTGGAAAGTCATCTACAATAATTGGGCGGCATTAACGTTGCAAGTCGACGAAGAGGACGACGACGAGGTTCACGAGGAGTGCGTCCTTTCTTCTTCTAGCCCCAACCTGTTTTACATTTGAACTCGAGGACAGTCTTCGCTACCCCGCCACCTTCCCTCACTCTCAAAGTCTCCGTTCTTTATTGCCTCTCTGGTCGGTCTCCTCGATAAGCTAATCTTACACTGCTTACTTGTAATACTTATATACATCCGATCCACACTCAATCACACGGCacgcgcagcagcagcagctgggaGAGTCTCTGCGTCCTCACTCCTTCCTGTGCGCAGTACAAGGAGGATCCTcttggaggaggagatggagggtGGCGTCTCGTTCTGGCAAGCGGTGACACTCTCTTCCATTTTGGGGTGGGTGGTGGCCTCGTCCTGGTTTGATCTCACCAAGAGGATAAGATCCCTCGCGCAGCCATGGGTCACCCGCCGCGTCCTCGCTGATACCCCTTCCATCCTCTGGCTACAGGCGAGTCATGTTGCCACGGTCTTTAGTTTCATGCACCCGTGAGCAAAAGCTGGATTGCTTGAGTATTTCTTATTGGATTTGCATGTGTCGTAGTTGGATTTTCTTTCCTGACGACTATATTAATCTGTTTGCAGAGCATGCGACATGGTTTCTTGGACTGTATCTTCTCGGTGCTATCTTGTTTCGTTTCAGTGCCTTTCTACACAGGATTTCTTCCCGTCGTCTACTGGGTGTGATCTTGCTGCTCCCGACTCAATCACTGATTCATGTGTTAGTTTGAATCAACTCTATTGATCGAGTTCATTTGTTTTCCAACAATTGGTAGAGTGGGCATAGGAAATTGGCGAGACAAATGACGCTCTTGATGGCGTTCTGTGATTACATTGGAAACTCCATAAAGGTATTTGGTGTGTTAATGTGCTTGCTGCTACCACTTTGCTGATCTACTGAAACATCGCATTTGATGAACACAGGATGTAGTATCAGCTCCGAGACCGAGTTGTCCTCCCGTGACAAGAGTGATGGCCACAAATGATGAGAAGGGGAATGCCATGGAATACGGATTGCCGTCCTCACATTGTCTCAACACCGTCTGTCTCTTGGGGTAATTTCCTCCTCCAGCATCTTAAATACCAATTCCTTCCCTTGCATATGATTATGTTAATGTGATTGCAGATATATGTTACACCATTTTCTGACACTTGGTGCCGAGACCGATGCCATCATTCCTGTAGCTTTTTTGGGTTTAGTTTGCCTCCTTATCATTTCAATCGGCATGGGTGAGTTCcagtttctttcttcttgttgtCGTAGTCTGGGATGATGTCGTGAAAGCTCC belongs to Musa acuminata AAA Group cultivar baxijiao chromosome BXJ3-5, Cavendish_Baxijiao_AAA, whole genome shotgun sequence and includes:
- the LOC135637976 gene encoding uncharacterized protein LOC135637976, whose protein sequence is MRDFPSCFGESGVQVSKESSSGAGKTAQNLVTCLYQAQLLGRRRVINVTWSKNLMGQGLSVGIDDLGNQCPPCRVEIKPWLFSKRKGSRTLDMEGSKIDIFWDLSAAKFGPGPEPLEGFYVALVFDHQMVLLLGNLIKEAYQRTNARPPPSSAVLVAKTEHIYGKKLYSTKAQFCDNGQFHDVAIECDTVGLKDPCLEICIDKKRVMQIKRLAWKFRGNQTILVDGLPVEVFWDVHSWLFGSPTGNAVFMFQTCLSAEKLLSWSTSSQVLREPQLQGLGFSLILHAWKIE